The following DNA comes from Pseudomonas sp. MYb118.
TTCCGGGCTGGCCCCCGGCAAGCTGGCCTGGACCACGATCACCGGGAAATCCATCTGCGGCAGCGGCGACACCGGCAACAGGCCGAAGCTGACGCCGCCCAGCAGCATGATCGCCAGGCTCAACAGCAGCGTGGCAACCGGGCGCTTGATGAAAGGACCGGACAGGTTCATGGCTGCTCGACCGTTTCCGCCGACTCGGATCGACGACCCCAACGTCGACCGAGGCGATCGAAGTACAGGTAAATTACCGGCGTGGTGAACAGCGTCAGGATCTGGCTGACCAGCAGGCCACCGACCATCACCAGACCCAGCGGTTGGCGCAACTCGGCCCCGGAGCCGGTGGCCAGCATCAGCGGCACCGCACCGAACAACGCCGCCAGGGTGGTCATCAGGATCGGCCGGAAACGCAAGAGTGCCGCCTGGTAGATCGCCGTTTCCGGGTCCATGCCCTGGTTGCGCTCCGCGTCGAGGGCGAAGTCGATCATCATGATCGCGTTCTTTTTCACGATACCGATCAGCAGGATGATGCCGATGATCGCGATCATCCCCAAGTCATTGCCGCTGAGCAGCAAGGCCAGCAAGGCCCCCACCGCTGCCGAAGGCAAGGTCGAGAGAATGGTGATCGGGTGGATGTAGCTCTCGTACAGCACGCCGAGCACGATGTACATGGTCACCACCGCCGCCAGGATCAGCAGCAAGGTGCTCGACAAGGAGGCCTGGAACGCCTGCGCCGCACCCTGGAACTGCGTCTGCACGCCGATGGGCATACCGATATCCGCCTGCACCTGCTCGATGATCTCCACCGCATGCCCCAACGCCACGCCGGGCGCCAGGTTGAAGGACATCATCACGGCCGGGAACTGGCCGATGTGGGTGATCGCCAGTTGCGCCTGGCGCTCTTCGATATGCGCCAGGCTGGACAGGCGTACCTGGGCGCCATCGGTGGTCTTGACGTGGATCTGGTTCAGCGCGTCCGCGCCGATGCGCTCGCCGGACTGCGATTGCAGCACCACGCGATACTGGCTGGCCTGGGTGTAAATGGTCGAAATCTGCCGCTGGCCGAAGGCGTCGTACAGCGCATCGGTGATGTCGGACACCGACACACCGACCCGCGAGGCCGCATCGCGGTCGATCACCAGATAGACCTGCAACCCCTTGTCCTGCAGGTCGCTGGTCACATCGGCCAGTTCCGGGCGCTGGGCCAGGGCTTCGACCAGACGGCCGCTCCACAGGCTGAGCAACTCGGCATCCGGCGACGACATGCTGAATTGATACTGCGTGCGACTGACCCGGTCCTCGATGGTCAGGTCCTGCACCGGTTGCATGAACAGGCGGATACCTACCAGCTTATCCAGCTCCGGTTGCAGCCGGGCAATGACTTCGGTGGCGGTCAGATCCCTCTCGCCATGGGATTTGAGGTTGATCAACAGGCGACCACTGTTGAGCGTCGCGTTGTCGCCATCGACGCCAATGTAGGACGACAGGCTCTCCACCGCCGGATCCGCGAGGATCACCTTGGCCAGCTCCTGCTGGCGCTCGCTCATCGCGCCGAAGGAAATCGACTGCGGCGCTTCGGAAATGCCCTGGATGACCCCGGTGTCCTGCACCGGGAAGAAGCCTTTGGGCACCACCATATACAGGAACACGGTCAGCGCCAGGGTGCCGACAGCCACCAGCAGGGTCAGGGGCTGATTCTTGAGAACCCACTTTAACTTGCGCCCGTAAGCCGCGATCATCCAATCAATTGCCGCGCCACTGGCGCGGTAGAAGCGGCCCTGCTCTTCTTCCTTGGGTTCACGTTTGAGCAGGCGCGCGCACATCATCGGCGTCAGGGTCAGGGACACCACCAGGGAGATCAGGATCGCCACCGCCAGGGTGATGGCGAACTCGCGGAACAGCCGGCCGACCACGTCAGCCATGAACAGCAGCGGAATCAGCACCGCAATCAGCGATAACGTCAGCGACACGAGGGTAAAGCCGATCTGTTTCGCGCCCTTGAGCGCGGCATTCAGTGGGCTGTCGCCCTCTTCGATGAAGCGGGAAATGTTCTCCAGCATGACGATGGCATCGTCCACCACGAAGCCGGTGGCGATGGTCAGCGCCATCAGGGTCAGGTTATTGACCGAGAACCCGGCGAGATACATCACGCCGAAGGTCCCGATCAGCGACAGCGGCACGGCGACCGACGGAATAATCGTCGCACTGAAGCGGCGCAGGAACAGGAACGTGACCATGACCACCAGCGCGATGGCGATCAGCAGTTCGTGCTGCACGTCGGTGACCGATGCACGGATGGTCTGGGTGCGGTCGGTGAGCACGGTCACTTCCAGACCGGCCGGCAGGTTGTCGGTGATGCTCGGCAGCAGGGCCTTGATGCGATCGACCACTTCGATGACGTTGGCACCGGGCTGGCGCTGAATGTTGAGCAGCACCGCCTGGTTTTCGTTGGCCCAGGCCGCCAGTCGCTCGTTCTCGGCACCGTCGGCGATTTCGGCGACGTCTTTGAGGCGCAACGGCGCACCATTGCTGTAGGCCAGGATCAGGTTGGCGTAATCCTCGGGCGACGTCAGTTGATCGTTGGCATCGAGCATCGACACCCGGGTCGGGCCGTCGAAGTTGCCTTTGGGCTGGTTGACGTTGGAGGCACTGACCAGCGTGCGCACATCCGACAGGTTCAGCCCCGCCGCCGCCAGGGCCTCGGGGTTGACCTTGATCCGCACGGCCTGGCGTTGACCGCCGGAAATGCTGACCATGCCGACGCCGCTGATCTGCGCGATCTTCTGCGCCATGCGGGTATCGACCAGATCGTTGAGCTTGGGCATCAACATCGTCTTGGACGTGATCGCCAGGGTCAGTACCGGGGTGTCCGCCGGGTTGACCTTGTTGTATACCGGCGGTGCCGGCAAGTCCTTGGGCAACAGGTTGGTCGCGGCGTTGATCGCGGCCTGCACTTCCTGTTCGGCCACATCCATGTTGATGTCGAGGCTGAAGCGCAGGGTTAGCACCGAGGCGCCGCCGGAGCTGGTCGAGGCCATCTGGGTCAGGCCCGGCATCTGCCCGAACTGACGTTCGAGCGGCGCGGTCACGGCGCTGGTCATCACATCGGGACTGGCGCCGGGATAGAGCGTCATCACGCGGATGGTCGGGTAGTCGACCTGGGGCAAGGCCGACACCGGCAGCAGGCGATAGGCGATCAGGCCGGCCAGGACAATGGCCAGCATGCTCAGGGTCGTGGCGACCGGGCGAAGGATGAACAGCCGCGAGAGATTCATGCGCCGCCCTTTTTCGCCTTGTCAGCGGGCGCCGGCTCGGCCGTGCTGGCCGCGGACTTGCCCTGCAGATGCTCGGTCGGCGCGGTCGGCACGTCCTTGGAGTCGTTGACCACTTCCACTTCGCTGCCTTCCTTGAGCCGGTCGGTGCCTTCCAGGACCACGCGGTCCCCTGCTGCCAGGCCTTCGGTGACCACGGTGTTATCACCATCGCTGGCGCCGATCTTCAACTGGCGGATGGTGACTTTCTTGTCACCGTCCATGGCATAGACGAAGGTGCCGTTGGTGCCGAACTGGATGGCGGCCGATGGCGCGAGGACCACGTCCTTGAGGGTGTCGGCCAGCAGGTGCACGTTGACGAACTGGTTGGGAAACAGCGCCTGGTCGCGGTTGTCGTAGCGCGCCTTGAACTTCAGGGTACCGGTGGC
Coding sequences within:
- a CDS encoding MdtB/MuxB family multidrug efflux RND transporter permease subunit; protein product: MNLSRLFILRPVATTLSMLAIVLAGLIAYRLLPVSALPQVDYPTIRVMTLYPGASPDVMTSAVTAPLERQFGQMPGLTQMASTSSGGASVLTLRFSLDINMDVAEQEVQAAINAATNLLPKDLPAPPVYNKVNPADTPVLTLAITSKTMLMPKLNDLVDTRMAQKIAQISGVGMVSISGGQRQAVRIKVNPEALAAAGLNLSDVRTLVSASNVNQPKGNFDGPTRVSMLDANDQLTSPEDYANLILAYSNGAPLRLKDVAEIADGAENERLAAWANENQAVLLNIQRQPGANVIEVVDRIKALLPSITDNLPAGLEVTVLTDRTQTIRASVTDVQHELLIAIALVVMVTFLFLRRFSATIIPSVAVPLSLIGTFGVMYLAGFSVNNLTLMALTIATGFVVDDAIVMLENISRFIEEGDSPLNAALKGAKQIGFTLVSLTLSLIAVLIPLLFMADVVGRLFREFAITLAVAILISLVVSLTLTPMMCARLLKREPKEEEQGRFYRASGAAIDWMIAAYGRKLKWVLKNQPLTLLVAVGTLALTVFLYMVVPKGFFPVQDTGVIQGISEAPQSISFGAMSERQQELAKVILADPAVESLSSYIGVDGDNATLNSGRLLINLKSHGERDLTATEVIARLQPELDKLVGIRLFMQPVQDLTIEDRVSRTQYQFSMSSPDAELLSLWSGRLVEALAQRPELADVTSDLQDKGLQVYLVIDRDAASRVGVSVSDITDALYDAFGQRQISTIYTQASQYRVVLQSQSGERIGADALNQIHVKTTDGAQVRLSSLAHIEERQAQLAITHIGQFPAVMMSFNLAPGVALGHAVEIIEQVQADIGMPIGVQTQFQGAAQAFQASLSSTLLLILAAVVTMYIVLGVLYESYIHPITILSTLPSAAVGALLALLLSGNDLGMIAIIGIILLIGIVKKNAIMMIDFALDAERNQGMDPETAIYQAALLRFRPILMTTLAALFGAVPLMLATGSGAELRQPLGLVMVGGLLVSQILTLFTTPVIYLYFDRLGRRWGRRSESAETVEQP